A stretch of the Mustela nigripes isolate SB6536 chromosome X, MUSNIG.SB6536, whole genome shotgun sequence genome encodes the following:
- the TENT5D gene encoding terminal nucleotidyltransferase 5D, with translation MSEIRFSNLIWDQVITLNQVLDEVIPIHGRGNFPTLEVKPKYIIQVVKNQLIKQGIIVKDTRLNGSTASYILASHNGISYKDLDVIFGVELPSDQEFQVVKDAVLGCLLDFLPKGVKKEKITLKTMKEAYVQKMVKVCNKHDRWSLISLSNNTGKNVELKFVNSLRRQFEFSVDSFQIVLDPMLEFYSDKNAKLTKESYPVVVAESMYGDFQEAMTHLQYKLISTRKPEEIRGGGLLKYSNLLVRDFKPACEAEIKTLERYMCSRFFIDFPDVAEQQKKIESYLRNHFIGEEKSKYDYLMTLRGVVNESTVCLMGHERRQTLNMITLMALKVLGEQNILPNTDNVTCFYQPAPYLAAEGGYPTYYVTSGPPPIFFQPYHPLHFHVPNGMV, from the coding sequence ATGTCTGAAATCAGATTTAGCAATCTCATTTGGGATCAAGTTATAACACTGAATCAAGTGTTAGATGAAGTAATTCCAATTCACGGAAGGGGGAATTTCCCCACACTGGAGGTAAAACCAAAATATATCATTCAAGTTGTGAAAAATCAATTGATAAAGCAAGGGATTATTGTTAAAGATACCCGACTGAATGGATCCACAGCAAGTTATATACTTGCAAGCCACAATGGAATCAGCTATAAGGATCTAGATGTTATTTTTGGTGTTGAACTACCAAGCGATCAGGAATTTCAAGTTGTTAAAGATGCAGTTCTTGGTTGTCTGCTTGACTTTTTACCAAAAGgtgtaaaaaaggaaaagatcacCCTAAAGACAATGAAAGAGGCTTATGTGCAAAAGATGGTCAAAGTCTGCAATAAGCATGATCGCTGGagtctcatttctctttcaaacAACACTGGAAAGAATGTAGAGCTAAAATTTGTGAATTCGCTCAGACGACAATTTGAATTTAGTGTTGATTCCTTTCAAATTGTTTTGGATCCCATGTTAGAATTCTACAGTGACAAAAATGCCAAACTAACCAAAGAATCCTATCCTGTTGTGGTAGCTGAAAGCATGTATGGAGACTTCCAAGAAGCAATGACACATTTGCAATACAAGCTTATATCTactagaaaacctgaagagattAGAGGTGGTGGCCTTCTAAAGTATAGCAACTTGCTGGTTCGTGACTTTAAGCCAGCTTGTGAAGCAGAAATCAAGACACTGGAACGTTATATGTGTTCTAGATTCTTCATTGATTTTCCTGATGTAGCAGAACAGCAAAAGAAGATTGAATCGTACCTCCGTAACCATTTCATAGGTGAAGAAAAGAGCAAATATGACTATCTTATGACCTTGCGTGGAGTTGTAAATGAAAGCACTGTTTGTCTCATGGGTCATGAAAGAAGGCAAACACTCAATATGATCACCCTTATGGCTCTAAAAGTACTTGGAGAACAGAATATACTACCCAATACAGATAATGTAACTTGTTTTTATCAGCCTGCTCCATACTTAGCTGCTGAGGGAGGGTATCCTACTTATTATGTAACTTCTGGACCACCACCTATTTTCTTTCAGCCATACCACCCACTGCACTTTCATGTGCCAAATGGtatggtttaa